DNA sequence from the Myxococcus guangdongensis genome:
GCATCCACGGCGACGCCCGTGCCGTAGTCGTCGCTGTTCGAGCCGAGCTGCCGCACCCACTTCTGATTGCCGGCCACGTCGTACTTCGCCAGGAACAGGTCCACCGTGTTGTTCGTGGACGTGACGCCGTCGAGGCTGCCCTGCGTGTAGCCGGCCAGGTAGATTTCCTCGCGCGCGCTCACCGCCACGCCCAGGGCCACGTCGCCGCGCGAGCTGCCGAACTGACGCATCCAGTACGGGTTGCCGCCCGTGTCCAGCTTCGCCACCACCACGTCGTAGTTGCCCGGCGTCGGCGTGCCGTCGATGCGACCCAGCGAATAGCCCGCGAGGAACAGGCCATCCTGTCCGGACTTGCGCGTGACGGCGAGGCCCGTGGCGAAGTCATCCGTCGCCGTGCCCTCCTGCCATACCCACTGCAACACGCCCGACGCGCTGAGCTTCAGCACGAAGAAGTCCGCGCCGCCCTTGTTCACGTACGGCAGGAAGCTGCCCCAGGTGTAGCCAGCGACATAGACGTTGCCCGCCGCGTCCGCCGTCACCGCCATCGCCCGGTCATTCATCGCCGTGCCGACCTGACGCACCCAGTGCACCTTGCCGTCCACGCCCTGCTTCACGACGAAGACGTCCTGTCCGCCCGCCGAGGGCTCCTCACCGAGCTGCCCGCCGGTGAACCCCGCGACATAGACGGCGTTGCCCACCGAGGCCACGGCCAGCGCCTGCTCATCCGCGGCGCTTCCGAACTGTCGTTGCCAGACCGGTGCGTTCAGGGCTTGGGCACTCGCCAGCGGTGCTCCCAGGATGGCCACCGCGCTCGCGATACTCCATGCGCCACACCACCACTTCCGAACCATGGGCGACTCCTCTCGAGATGAAGGTTCCGCCCCGTACTCTGGCGCGGGGGACGGCCCTGGCGCATCTCGCAAAGGACTCCGCACCTCCTGTTCGAAAGGTGCGACGCGGAGCGTTGCGCACTCCGCGTCATGGTGGGGGCGCGCCGACGCGTGCCCCCGACTTCACTCAGCTCAGATGTTCCAGCTACCTCGGACGCCCAGCATGAACGCCCCGTACGTGCCGTCCTCCGCGTAGCCGAGCGGCGTGGTGGTGGTGGGCAGCGGCGAGGGCAGCGTCAGCGTGGTGTCGCCCGAGCGCGTGGTGTAGCGCCCGAAGGTGGCCGTCAGGAAGGGGCCGAACGACAGCGAGTGGCCCAGGCGCCACTTGCCACCCAGCGTGACGTTGACGAACTCGGGGCCCCGCGTGCTGCTCTTCAGCTTCAGGTTCGCCGTCCCGGCCTGCGTCTGCACGGGGCCGGAGTTCTCGTTGCGCAGGATCACCATGCCGAAGCCCATTCCGACGAACGGGTCGAACGAGGCCGTGGGCGAGAAGTGATACTGCACCTGCGGACCGAAGCGAAGTTGCGAGGCGGCACACTCCCAACCCTCGAAGCAGGAGTACGGATTCTCCTTGGTGATGATGTACGTGTAGCTGCCGTAGGCACCGATGAACCAGTTCGGCGTCGCCCGGTAGCCCACTTCCGCCACCACGGGCACCGCGCCGTTGGCCGCGTCACTGAGCTTCACATCACCGATGGTCTGGTTCAGGCGCAGGCCATTCTTGTAGACGTGACCCACGCCGGCCTGGAACCCGAGTCCGACGGTGACTTCCAAACCTGTCGGCGCACTGTACGTCGCGGCTTCCTGCGCGCTCGCGCCCGCCGAACCCAGTGCAACCGCTGCCGCCAGGGCCCAACTCAGCCTTCCCGTCATAAACCCCTCCGTCGAGTGGAGCGTTGAATCTAGAACAAGCCGCATCTCACAAGTAAGCCGCATTGCGTCACAGTTACAGTTGTGACGGTGGGTCAGCGATGACTGTCAGGGACGTGCACAATGCGGGGAATGAACGTGACCCTCGAACAGGCCCGCGCGCTGGATGCTCTCGCACGACATGGCACCTTCGCGGCGGCGGCCCAGGCGCTCGGAAAAGGGCACACGGCGGTGCTCTACACCCTGCGAACGCTCGAGGGACAGACAGAGCTGGAGCTGCTGGACCGCAGGGGCTACCGCACCCGGTTGACGGCCGCGGGGGAGCGGGTGCTGGAGCACTGCCGGAAGTTATTGGCAGTTGAGCGCGACCTCGAGGCGACATGTGCGGAGATACGCGCGGGGTGGGAGCCCACGTTGCGAATCGTCTTCGACGGTGTCTTCCCGGCCGAGCCGCTTTTACGCGTAGTGAAGGCGCTGAGGGCGGAGGGCGCGGGCACGCGCTTCCATGTGTCGTCGGAGTTCCTCGCGGGCGTGGAGGCGGCCTTCACGCGGGACGACGCGGACCTCATGGTGTCGGTGCTGCCGCCTGCACTCCCGGGGCTGAAGAGCTACGCGTTGCCGGAGCTGGAGGCGATGCTCGTGGCCCACCGCTCCCATCCGCTGGCGAGACGGCGTCGCGGCGCCATCAGTGAAGAGGAGCTGTCCGAGCACCTGCTGCTCACGGTGCGCGGCTCGGACCCTCGGCTGCAGTTGAGCACCGTGTCGCTGGAGCTGCGCTCCACGGTGCACCTCAACGACTTCGCGGCGAAGAAGGCGGCGATTCTGGAGGGCCTGGGCTACGGGTGGCTGCCGGAGCACCTGGCGTCGAAGGAGCTGCGGCGCGGGGAGCTCAAGCTGCTCAAGCCCGCCAGCGGCTCCACGCACGCCTTCCTCCCCAAGCTCCACCACCGCGCGGGCGTGAGGCTGGGCCGCGCCGCGCGCCGCGTGGTGAAGGCGCTCACCGGCACCGAGCCGCCGCAGTAGCGCTACTTCGTCGCCGTGGTGCAGTCGCCCGACACGTTCGCCGCCGCGCGGCCGTCCACCTGGTTGTCACGGAAGACGTTGTCGTCCGCCACCACCAGCTCCACGCCGCCGCTGCCGCGGTTGCACACCACCACCGCGCCCGCGCCCGCGCGGTTGCCGACGAACTGGTTGCCGCGCAGGGTGAGCCCCCGCGTGCCCACGTCCTCCAGGTAGATGGCCGCCGCCGGCCCGCGCGTCACGGTGTTCCCCACGAAGACGTTGCCCTCCACCAAATCATTGTTGGGCTGGAAGTAGTGCAGCGCCCCGCCGCCGCCCAAATCGTAGAGGCCCTGCGCGTTGGGCCACGCGAGCAGCGGACGCTGCGCGAGCGAGCTGTCGGTGGCGCCCCGGTAGGCCTCCAGGGTGTTGTCACGGAAGGTGTTGCCGCGCACCACCGAGTCACGCCCGTGCGTCACGCACATCGCCCCGCCGCCCGCCATGGAGGACGTGCCGTCCTGCGCGAAGCGGTCCACGTCCTTGGTGCGGTTGTTCTCGAAGAGGGAGTCCTCCACGCGCGAGCCCACGGTGAACATCAAGTCCAACGCGCCGCACTTGGCGGACACCTCGTTGTCGCGGAACACCGCGTGGAGAATCGTCACCGGCCCCGGGTAGTAGGCCCACAGCGCGCCGCGCGTCCTGTCGCGGTTGCCGTTGTAGTCGTTCTTCTTCACCTTCTCGAAGACCATGTGCTCGAAGACGGGGTCGCCGTCGCCCACCGAGCCGTCGCCGAAGAAGTTCATCCCCCACCAGCCGTGGGGATTGGTGGAGGTGAGCAGCACGGGCTTGTCCGCCGTGCCGCGCACCTGGATGCCGCCGTACACGCGCACCTCCACGCGGCCCTGGTGGTGGTTCATCACGCTGTCGGCCGCGCCGGGGTCCACGTCGGCTTGCGTGACGTCGGGGCGCCCCTTGAAGTCGAGGATGACGCCCGGCTCCACCGTGAGCACCTGGCCCTTGGGGATGGTGACGACGCCCTCCGCGTCCCCGACGACGCGGTAGGGAGAGCCCGCCTCGGTGAGCGTGCCCGCCAGGGTCCCCGTCACCACGGTGCCGCCGTCCTCGGGCACCACGATGACGGGCCCGCCGTCTGCGCCCCCCGGCGTCCCTCCGTCGTCACCGCCGGGCACCACCCCGGGCTTCTCGGGCGTGGAGGAACACGCGGTGACGGACAACCCCAGGACCACGGCCCACAGGAGGCGCTTCACGGACTCGGAGGCGGACAGGTGCATGTCTGGGCGCGCTAGCACGGCGCCGAGGCGCGCCGCAAACCGCGCCCGGGCTGATAGAAGCGCGCGCCATGGCGAACGACCTCCTCGTGCTCTCCTATTCGGGCTGTTCCACCTGCAAGAAGGCGCTGAAGTGGCTGGAGGCCCAAGGCCTTGCCCCCCGCGTGCGCCCCATCGTGGAGCAGCCCCCCACCCTCGCCGAGCTGGACGCGTGGATTGCCAAGAGCGGCCTGCCCGTGCGCAAGTGGCTCAACACCAGCGGGCTGAGCTACCGGGCGCTCGGCAAGGCGAAGGTGGACGCGGCGAGCGAAGCGGACGTGCGGGCCTGGCTCGCGGCCGATGGCAAGCTGGTGAAGCGGCCGGTGCTCGTCACGCCCTCGGCGGTGGTGGTGGGCTTCCAGGAAGAGGCCTGGGAGCGCGTGTTCGCCAAGCGAGGTTGAGGGCCGAGCAGCCGGCCGGGCGGACGCGCGCCCGTCCCTCGCGAAGCGCGGCCGCGCGTGAAGATTCCTCTCCATGGAATCCAGCGCCAGACGTCCGCTCGGAGAAATCCTCCTGGAGATGGGGGTGCTCAGCCGCGCCCAGCTCCGGGTGGGACTGGTCCACCACCACGAGACGCACGTCCCCCTGGGACGCGCGTTGGTGCGCGAGGGGGTGTGCACCGAGGCGGACGTGCTGCGCGGCCTGTCGGCGCAGCTCGGCGTGAGCGCGGTGGACCTGGACCTGCAACCTCCCGAGCGCGGCATGGCGGACCTGTTGCCCGCGCGCATCGCCCGGCAGTACCGCGCGGTGCCGCTGCGCGTGGAGCTGGTGCCCATGGAGCAGGGCGAGCGCGAGGTGCTCCATATCGCCCTGCCCGCCCCCGTGTCGCTGGAGGCCGTGGACGCCGTGCGCGCCGTCACCGGCAAGCCGCGCGTCGAGGCCTACGTGGCCTCCGACCCCGCCATCACCCACGCGCTCTCCGAGCTGTACGGCTTCGAGGAGCCCGCCGAGCCCGCGGCCACGCCCGTGCCCGCGCCGGGGGGACACCTGCTGCTCTACGGCTGGCCTCCCGTCACCGCCGTGCTCATCTCGCGGCAGCTGGCGCGGAGCGGTTATCAGGCCCGGGTCGCGACCCCGCTGGAGGTCCTCCACACCCGCGCCAACGACGTGGTGCTCGCGCCCCTGCAGGCCATGGAGGGCCTGTTGGCCGGCGAGGTCCACATCGAGGGCGCGCTCATCGTCCACGGCACGTCCGACGACGAGGGCTTCGAGCGGGCACGGCAGCTGGGCGCGCGGGGCTTCCTCGCCAATCCCCGCGACGAGCAGCTGCTGCTGCGCGCGGTGCGCCGGCTGATTCCCAGCGGCGGCTCTTCCATCTCCGGCGAGTCCGGCTCGTCGCACCACTCCCACTGACGTGGGGCCAGCGCGCGCTACCCCTGGAGCAGGCCCAGCGCCTCGAGCACCTCGGGGTACACCTTGCTCGCGAAGTAGCGACCGCCCGCGATGGTGAAGTGCACGCCGTCGCTCATGCGCAGCTTCATCGGCTTGCGGAACCCCTCGACGCGCGCCTGGAGCAGGGCCTTGCCCTTGTCGTCCGTGAAGTACGAGCGCGTGTCGACGTAGCGCGCGTCCACGCGGGAGCCGATGACCTCGCGCTGGAGTCCCCGGATGAGGCTCAGCTTCTGCTCGAAGCGCTTGAGCCCCGTCGCGGGCAGCTCCAGCCAGATGAGCTTCCGTCCCGGCGCGGCGAGCACGCTCGCGAAGGAGTCGATGCGCTGACGGTAGACGTCCTCCCACTCGGGCTTGCCCCAGTGGACGGGCTTCTTGCCATCGCGCTCCAACAGTGACTGGCCGTCATTCCCCCCGAGGATGACCACCACCACGTCCGGCTGGTGGCGCTTCACCTCCTCCTCGCCCACGGCCATCCAGTCGAAGAAGTCCGGACGGGCCAGCCCCGTGGAGGAGCGGGCCCGACGCGACGCGCGAATCGTCGGATGCGCCTCCAGGCGGGCCAGCAGGTAGTCACCGAAGCCCGTGGCGATGAGGCTGTCGCCGAGCAACAGCACGGAGCGAGGGCGCTCGGACTCGGCGGTCGCCGCGTCGGGAGGCGGCGCGGGCGCCGCGAGCACGGCCTCGGACGGAGGGCCCGCATCCTGTCCGGAGGGAGCAGCCCAGCAGAGCCCGGTGGAGAACACGACGAGGACGACGAACCAACCCGTGAAGCGCTTCGGCATTCGGGCCGCACGGTAGCGGCACACCGCCGTCACGTACACTCCCTTTCACGCTGGCGCCCGGGGCCCACCGCCCAGGTCACGCCGCCGACACGCTCGGAGTCGACGTCAGTTTCGCGAGCCACGGCGCCAGGAGCTCCGCGCAGGCCTCCGGGTGGGTGAAGTACGGCACGTGCCCCGCCCCCTTCAACACGTGGTGCGGCGTCCCCGGCGGAAGCGATTGCAGCAGTCGCTCCACCGAGGAAGGCGGCACCAGCACGTCCCGGTCGCCCTGGATGCAGAGGCAGGAGACGTCCAGCCGCCGCAGCTCGGGCGGGTGCGCCTCGCGTTGGATGGCGAGCGCGCGATGCCACGTGGTGCGGCGCTCCAACACCGTCGTGGGGACCACCTCCGCCACCTGCGAGAAGGGCACGGGCTTCCACGCGGCCAGCCCCGCGGCGACCACGCCGGGACGCGCCCACACGGCGATGGGCCCCATCATCCCGATGAGCACACCGCGCGCGCCCAGATGCGTGGTGCGCGTGAAGGCCCCCAGGAAGGCGACGCCGCGAGCAACGCCGGCCGCCGCCAGGTGCGCCGCCACCATCCCACCGAAGGAGCTGGCCACCACCGCGTCCACCGCGCCCGCCGCGTGCGCCACCTGCCGGGCGAGCGCCCCCGCGCCCACCGCCGCGTGCGTGCCCTCCGGGTACTCGACGAGGACGGGACGACACCGGGGCGCCAGCGCCTGGGCGAGCGCGCGGAAGCCGGAGCCTCTCGCCCCCAGGCCGGGCAGCAGGAGCACCCTCGGCCCCTCGCCCCATCCCACCTCCGTCAGCAGCACTTCCGAGCGCATCTCATTCCCTCGCGGTCGCGGCGGGGAACAGCGGGGTGACGCCGCTTCTGCCCGTCTCCAACGAGGCCACCTCCGGCTCCGGGCCCGGCGACTCCCGGGACAGTCCCAGGAAGGTCCGGGTGCGCTCATGTCGGGGCCGCTCCAGCACCTGCGCGCAAGGCCCCTCCTCGAGGATGCGTCCACCGTGCAGCACCAACACGCGCGACGCCAGCTCGCGCGCGAAGCGCATCTCGTGCGTCACCGCCACCAGCGTGAGCCCGTCCTCGCGCAGCCGCGACAACAGCGACACCAATTCGCCCACGCGCTCCGGGTCCAACGCGCTGGTGGGCTCGTCGAGGAGCAGCGCCTCGGGCTCCATCGCCAACGCGCGGGCGATGGCCACCCGCTGCTGCTCACCGCCGGACAGCTCGGAGGGATAGGCGTCCTCGCGGTGGGACAGGCCGACCTTCGCGAGCAGCGCGCGCCCCAGCTCCGTGGCGGCCCTCGCGTCCAGGCCCCGCACGTGCCGGGGCGCCTCGATGACGTTGCCCAGCGCGGTGCGGTGCGCGAACAGGTGCCACTGCTGGAAGACGAAGCCCACGCGGCGGCGGATGTTGGAGACGGAGGCGCCTCGCGCTCGCGACGCGCCGGGCCCGAGCACGTCGTCCCCCACCCGGATGGAGCCCGCGTCGAAGGGCTCCAGCCCGTTCAGGCACCTCAAGAGCGTGCTCTTGCCGCCGCCCGAGGGGCCCACCAGCGCCACCACCTCCCCCGGCGCGAAGGACGCGCTGATGCCGTCCAACACCATGCGACCCTCGTACCGCTTGCACAGGTCCTTCACCTCAATCATCCGCGCGCCAACCTCGCTTCCAACCGCCTCGCCAGGAGAGACAAAGGGTAGCTCATCGCCAGGTAGAGCGCCGCGCACAACGCCCCAGGCAACAACCAACTGCGAACATCCACCGCCGTAATCGTCATCCGCTTGGTGAGCTCCACGACGGAGATGACGGACACCAGCGAACTGTCCTTGAGCAACGCGATGAAGTCGTTGGTGACGCTCGGCAGCGCCACCCGGAACGCCTGGGGGAACACCACCCGGCGCAGCGCCAGCGGAGTGGACATGCCCAGCGCCAACGCCGCCTCCATCTGTCCACGAGGCACCGCCAGCACGCCCGCCCGATACACCTCCGCCTCGTAGGCCGCGTAGTTCAACCCCAGCCCCAGCACCGCCGCGCTCAGCGCATCCAGCCGCAGCACCCCGGCGAGCCCGTAGTACAGGACATAGAGTTGCAACAGCACCGGGGTTCCCCGGAACACCTCCACGTAGAAGGACGCCGCCCCCGACAACCCCCGGGGCCCGTACAGGCGCACCAGCGCCAGCCCCACGCCCAGCGGCACCGCGAGCGCCATGGCCCCCACGGACACCACCAGCGTCACCAGCGCCGCCTGGAGGAACATCAGGGCCTGCCCCCAGCCGAGCTTCGCCGTGCTCGTCTGCGACAGCACCTCGCGCGTCTGCGCGTCGGTCCACTCCACCATCTTCTGCTGCTGGGCGCTGTCGATGTTCCACCGGGCGAAGATGCGCCGCAGCTCCCCCGAGCGCGCCACGTGCCCCAGCGCCACGTCCAGCGCCGCGCGCAAATCCTCGTCCCCGGGCCGCACCGCGATGGCGTAGTAGCCCTCGCCCACGTCGCCCACCACGCGCAGCCCGGGCCTCGGCTGGCCGTAGCGCTGGGCGATGAGGTCGTCCATCAGCACCGCGTCCACCCGCCCCTGCTCCAGGTCGATGTAGGGCTCCTCCACGCCCTCGTACGGCACCGCCTGGATGCCCTCGCGCTGGAGCAGGTCCCACGCCTGCGAGTTGGCGAGCGTCCCCACCCGCTTTCCACGCAAGGAGGAGAGCCCCGTGACGCTGTCGTCCTGCCGCCGGGCCAGCAGCCGCAGCTGGAAGATGAAGTACGGCCGGGTGAAGAGGATGCGTCCGCTGCGCGCCGGGGTGACCTCAATCCCGTTGAGCGCCACGTCGAACGAGCCCCGCTCCAGGGAGGGGATGAGGCTGGACCAGTCGTTCTGCACGAAGCGCGCGCGCACGCCCAGCTCCCGCGCCAGCGCATCCGCCAGCTCCACCTCGAAGCCGCGCATGTGCCCGGGCACGTCCGGGTCCTCCATGGCGTACGGCTCGCCGCCCTGCGCGTCCGCGCCCCAGCGCAGCTCTCCCGCCCTCCGCACCCGCTCCAGCCCGGGCTCCTCCCGCTGGACGCAGGACGTCAACACCACCGCGAACACGAGCAGCGCCCCGCCTCGCCTCCACACACCACTCACGTTCATTTCGGGGACTCCCACTCTGTAGCAGGTGCAGGTGTGACCCAGTATTCAGGTCCTGACACTTTCTCCGGGACTGCGTACTAGAGTGACGTGACAGAGGAGCCAAGGCGTCATGGAAGCATACAAGGTGCTGGTGGTGGACGACGAGCCGCAGGTGGCGCACGCCTTGAGGCGGCTGCTGAAGCGTGAGGGTTTCGACGTCCAGCTCGCGTTCAACGGAGAAGAGGCGCTCGAGCGGCTGAAGACCTTCAGCCCGGACATCATCCTGACGGACTTCCGGATGCCGGGGATGACGGGCAGCGAACTGCTCCAGCGCATCAAGCGCAGCCACCCGCTGGCGCTGCGGCTCATCATCTCCGGCTACGCCGACTTCAAGTCGGTGGTGGCGTCGGTGAACGAGGGCGAAATCTGCCGGTTCATCAGCAAGCCCTGGGATGACGCGGAGCTGGTGACGTACCTGTCGGGCCTGTTGCGCCACCGCGAGACGATGGCCCAGCTCTACGCCCCGTTCCGCGCCGCGCCCCAGGGCGTCAGCGCCGAGGTGAGCCCCACCGACGCCGCGCTCGTCCTGAAGGTCCAGGTGGCGGACCCGTCGTTCCCGGCCGAGCAGGCCGTGTCCATCATCGAGCGTTTCGCAGGACTGTTGGCCGACGACAGCCTGAAGGTGGTGGGGGGACTGCTGGAGCGCTTCGGCGGACGGCTGTCCTTCGTGGCGGAGGTGGGCGGCCCGCAGCGGCTGCGCCTGGAGCTGCCCATGCGCGCGGAGAGCGCGCCGAGTGTTCGACCGGGGCTGGGCGAGGCGTGATGGCCCCGGAGGTCGACGCGGATTGGGTGAACAGCCGCCTCAAGCGCTTCACCCTGCTGGCGTGCCTCCTCATCCACGGTCTGCTCGTCGCCAGCCTCTGGGGGCGGTGGCACGAGGCGCTCGTCGTGACGGTGGGCTTCACCGTGGTGACGGGGGCCAACGTGGTGCTCGCGCGGGGCTTCTTCTCGCGGCACACGCGGGTCGCCGAGGCCTCGCGCTTCATCCTGAACATGTTGGGCACCGTGTTCTACGGCGTGGTGAGCCACTGGGAGCTGCCCGTGTGGCTGTACCTGCCGCTCAACGCGCTGTGGGTGGACCGCTTCGCGGACTCCGGGGCCCGGCGCCGGCTCGGGGTGATGCTGGCGATGGTGTCGGGCGTGGCGCTCTGGGACGGGGCCCCGCCCGAGGTCGCCGCCTGCTTCGTGCTGCTGTCGGTGCTCACGTACGCGCTCTCCGAGGGCCGCGTCTTCCTCACGCACTCGACGCTGCGGGAGCTGGCGCGCCAGCACGACGAGCTGGCCCGGGCGCACGAGCAGCTGGAGATGGCCCACCGGCGCGCCCGTGAGCAGGAGCGGCTGTCCAGCCTGGGCATGCTGGCCGCGGGCGTGGCGCACGAAATCAACAACCCCATGAGCTATGTGAAGAGCAACGTGAACGCGCTGCTCATGGACCTGCGCGCCTGCAAGAACCTGCCGCCGGAGCTGCAGGAGTACGTGGACGACGTGCTGCCCGCCACCGCGGACGGCATCCGGCGCGTCGTGGCCATCGTCGCGGACCTGCGGCGCTTCGCGCGTGGAGACCCGGGCGCGCTGGAGGAGTACGACCTCAACGAGGAAATCGCCGTCGCGCTGCGCATCACCCGCACGCAGGTGCAGTCGCGCTGCGAGGTGGAGGTGACGCTGGGGGATTTGCCGCGCCTGCTCGGCCGTCCGGGGCAACTGGCGCAGGTGGTGGTGAACCTCTTGATGAACGCGGCGCAGGCCATGCCCTCCGGAGGGCGCATCCTCCTGAGCACGCGCATGGAGGCCGACGAGGCCATCCTGTGCATCCAGGACTCCGGGCACGGCATGACGCCCGAGGTGCGCGCGCGGCTGTTCCAGCCCTTCTTCACCACCAAGCCCGCAGGTGAGGGCACGGGCATGGGGCTGGCCGTGGTGCACGGCATCATCACCTCGCACCAGGGACGCATCGACGTGGAGACCTCGCCCCAGACGGGCACGCGCTTCACCGTCCGGCTCCCCCGAATCCCTCCGCTCGACATGCACCTGCCCGGACTGTCCGGCCCGGTCCCCACCCCGCCGAAGTCGCAGCCGGGCACGGTCTGAGCCTCCACGCGACTGTTCAACGAGACCGTCATGTCCTCCTCGCCGCCCGCCTTCGCCAGCCGCTTCGAGCCTCGCTACGTGCAGGACCCGTATCCGCTCTACGAGCGCCTGCGCCACGAGTCCCCCGTCCACTTCAGCGAAGAGATGCACCTGTGGGTGGTCTCCCGCTACGAGGACATCAAGGCGGTGGTGCACAACCCGGACGACTTCCTGTCGGCCAACGCCTTCCGCAATCCGGTGCCGCCCGCGCCGGAGGTGCTCGCGGTGCTGGCGGAGGGCTACCCCCAGGTCCCCGCGCTGGTGGACGACGACCCGCCCAACCACACGCGCATGCGGGTCATCGTCACCAAGGCCCTGGCGCCGCATCGCCTGAGCGCGATGGAGGCGCGCGTGCGCGCGATTGCGACGGAGCTGTTGGACGGCTTCGCCCACGCGGGGGAGGCGGACCTGGTGGAGGCGCTGGGCTACCCGCTGCCCGCGCGCGTCGTGGGCGCCATCATGGGGCTGCCGGACTCGGACGTGACGCGGCTGAAGCAGTGGACGGAGGACCTGGTGGTGATGTCCGCGGGCAACGCGCCCGTGGAGCGGCAGGTGGAGTGTGCCCGGGGGCTCGTCTCCATCCAGAAGTACCTGGCGGGCCACATCGCCGAGCGGCGACGCGCGCCCACCGATGACCTCATCAGCGCGCTCATCGAGGCGCGGCACGAGGACACGCCGCCGTTGAGCGACGTGGAGCTCATCAGCCTCATCTCGATGCTGCACTTCGCCGGGCACGAGACGACGTCGAACCTGTTGGGCAACCTGCTCGTCTGGGTGCTGCGCGCGCCGGAGCGGCTGCGCGAGCTCCAGGAGGACCCGGGCCGCATCCCCCGGGCGATTGAAGAGACACTGCGGCTGGACGCGCCGGTGCAGGGGATGATGCGCACCACGCGCCGCGCGGTGACGCTGGGCGGCGTGGAGGTGCCCGAGGGCGCGCGGCTGCTCGTGCTCTATGCGTCGGGGAACCGGGACGAGCGGGTGTTCCATTCGCCTGGAGAGGGCGTGCTCCGCCGCCCGGACGTGGGCAAGCACCTGGGGTTCGGGATGGGCATCCACTACTGCATCGGCGCGCCGCTGGCGCGGATGGAGGTGCGGCTGGCGATGGAGCTGCTGTTGAAGCGGCTGCCCGGGCTGCGGCTGGCGCCGGGCGAGGCCATCCGCTACCTGCCCAACTTCCTGCACCGGGGCCCACGGCAGTTGCTGGTCGAGTGGGACCCGGCCTGAAGCGGCTTCAGCGCTTGAGCGCGGCGTCGATGTGCGTGGCGAAGGTGTCGATGGGCTGCGCGCCCGTCACGCCGGTGCCGTTGACGAAGAAGGTGGGCGTGCCGACGATGCCGCGGCGCTGGGCCTCGAGGCGGTCGGCCTCCACGTAGTTGTCCCAGGCCTGGGTGTCGAGCGCGCGCTTGAAGCTCGCGACGTCCAGGCCGAGCGCCTTGGCGTACTTCTCCAGCGAGGCGCGGTCCAGGGCGCCCTGGTTGTCGAAGAGCACGTCGTGCATCTGCCAGAACTTGCCCTGCTCGTGGGCGGCCATGGCGGCGGCTGCGGCGAGCTTCGCGTTCTCGTGGCGGGGCAGCGGCATGTTTCGGAAGACGATGCGAATCTTGTCGCCGTAGCGCTCGCGCAGGCCCTCGACGGTGGTCGCGCCGCGCTGGCAGAAGGGGCACTGGAAGTCGCTCCACACCTCCACCGTCACCTGGGCGTCGCGGGGCCCCAGCGCGGGGGCCTCGGCGCGCGGCGTGGCGGAGATGAGCTTGGGCTGGGCACGAGCGGACTTGGGCTGCTTGTCGCAGTCGGGCGTGGGCTCGTCACCGGCGAGGGCGGGGTTGAAGGACGAGAACACGACGGCGGCCGCCAGGAGGGCGGGAGCGCGGAGCTTCATGGTGGACCTCTGGAGTGGGATGGATGCGGCACGCCCGGCTTCCTGCCTGGAGGCCTGGCGGCACGAGGGGCGATGCCCTCGCACGCAAGGAGTGACGCGAGCGGCGCGGGAGTTTCAGCGCCGTGTTATTTCCCGCGCACCATGAAGACCGAGCGCCTCGATTACGCGGACCCCTTCCTCCATCGATTCACCGCGCGGGTGGTGGGCCACGGCGCGTGGGATGGCGCGCCCTCGGTGGTGCTGGACCGCACGGCCTTCTATCCGGAGGCGGGTGGACAGATGGGGGACCAGGGTGTGCTCGGTGGGCTGCCCGTGCGCGACGTGCAGGTGGACGACGCGGGGACGGTGCATCACCTGGTCGAGGGCGTGCTTCCCGGGCTCGGGGTGGAGCTGGAGGGCGTGGTGGATT
Encoded proteins:
- a CDS encoding sensor histidine kinase, which produces MAPEVDADWVNSRLKRFTLLACLLIHGLLVASLWGRWHEALVVTVGFTVVTGANVVLARGFFSRHTRVAEASRFILNMLGTVFYGVVSHWELPVWLYLPLNALWVDRFADSGARRRLGVMLAMVSGVALWDGAPPEVAACFVLLSVLTYALSEGRVFLTHSTLRELARQHDELARAHEQLEMAHRRAREQERLSSLGMLAAGVAHEINNPMSYVKSNVNALLMDLRACKNLPPELQEYVDDVLPATADGIRRVVAIVADLRRFARGDPGALEEYDLNEEIAVALRITRTQVQSRCEVEVTLGDLPRLLGRPGQLAQVVVNLLMNAAQAMPSGGRILLSTRMEADEAILCIQDSGHGMTPEVRARLFQPFFTTKPAGEGTGMGLAVVHGIITSHQGRIDVETSPQTGTRFTVRLPRIPPLDMHLPGLSGPVPTPPKSQPGTV
- a CDS encoding ABC transporter substrate-binding protein/permease, whose protein sequence is MNVSGVWRRGGALLVFAVVLTSCVQREEPGLERVRRAGELRWGADAQGGEPYAMEDPDVPGHMRGFEVELADALARELGVRARFVQNDWSSLIPSLERGSFDVALNGIEVTPARSGRILFTRPYFIFQLRLLARRQDDSVTGLSSLRGKRVGTLANSQAWDLLQREGIQAVPYEGVEEPYIDLEQGRVDAVLMDDLIAQRYGQPRPGLRVVGDVGEGYYAIAVRPGDEDLRAALDVALGHVARSGELRRIFARWNIDSAQQQKMVEWTDAQTREVLSQTSTAKLGWGQALMFLQAALVTLVVSVGAMALAVPLGVGLALVRLYGPRGLSGAASFYVEVFRGTPVLLQLYVLYYGLAGVLRLDALSAAVLGLGLNYAAYEAEVYRAGVLAVPRGQMEAALALGMSTPLALRRVVFPQAFRVALPSVTNDFIALLKDSSLVSVISVVELTKRMTITAVDVRSWLLPGALCAALYLAMSYPLSLLARRLEARLARG
- a CDS encoding response regulator, translating into MEAYKVLVVDDEPQVAHALRRLLKREGFDVQLAFNGEEALERLKTFSPDIILTDFRMPGMTGSELLQRIKRSHPLALRLIISGYADFKSVVASVNEGEICRFISKPWDDAELVTYLSGLLRHRETMAQLYAPFRAAPQGVSAEVSPTDAALVLKVQVADPSFPAEQAVSIIERFAGLLADDSLKVVGGLLERFGGRLSFVAEVGGPQRLRLELPMRAESAPSVRPGLGEA
- a CDS encoding SGNH/GDSL hydrolase family protein, yielding MPKRFTGWFVVLVVFSTGLCWAAPSGQDAGPPSEAVLAAPAPPPDAATAESERPRSVLLLGDSLIATGFGDYLLARLEAHPTIRASRRARSSTGLARPDFFDWMAVGEEEVKRHQPDVVVVILGGNDGQSLLERDGKKPVHWGKPEWEDVYRQRIDSFASVLAAPGRKLIWLELPATGLKRFEQKLSLIRGLQREVIGSRVDARYVDTRSYFTDDKGKALLQARVEGFRKPMKLRMSDGVHFTIAGGRYFASKVYPEVLEALGLLQG
- a CDS encoding amino acid ABC transporter ATP-binding protein, producing the protein MIEVKDLCKRYEGRMVLDGISASFAPGEVVALVGPSGGGKSTLLRCLNGLEPFDAGSIRVGDDVLGPGASRARGASVSNIRRRVGFVFQQWHLFAHRTALGNVIEAPRHVRGLDARAATELGRALLAKVGLSHREDAYPSELSGGEQQRVAIARALAMEPEALLLDEPTSALDPERVGELVSLLSRLREDGLTLVAVTHEMRFARELASRVLVLHGGRILEEGPCAQVLERPRHERTRTFLGLSRESPGPEPEVASLETGRSGVTPLFPAATARE
- a CDS encoding alpha/beta fold hydrolase, producing MRSEVLLTEVGWGEGPRVLLLPGLGARGSGFRALAQALAPRCRPVLVEYPEGTHAAVGAGALARQVAHAAGAVDAVVASSFGGMVAAHLAAAGVARGVAFLGAFTRTTHLGARGVLIGMMGPIAVWARPGVVAAGLAAWKPVPFSQVAEVVPTTVLERRTTWHRALAIQREAHPPELRRLDVSCLCIQGDRDVLVPPSSVERLLQSLPPGTPHHVLKGAGHVPYFTHPEACAELLAPWLAKLTSTPSVSAA